A genomic window from Helicobacter pylori includes:
- the hopE gene encoding Hop family outer membrane protein HopE, producing MEFMKKFVALGLLSAVLSSSLLAEGDGVYIGTNYQLGQARLNSNIYNTGDCTGSVVGCPPGLTANKHNPGGTNINWHAKYANGALNGLGLNVGYKKFFQFKSFDMTSKWFGFRVYGLFDYGHATLGKQVYAPNKIQLDMVSWGVGSDLLADIIDNDNASFGIFGGVAIGGNTWKSSAANYWKEQIIEAKGPDVCTPTYCNPNAPYSTKTSTVAFQVWLNFGVRANIYKHNGVEFGVRVPLLINKFLSAGPNATNLYYHLKRDYSLYLGYNYTF from the coding sequence ATGGAATTTATGAAAAAGTTTGTAGCTTTAGGGCTTCTATCCGCAGTTTTAAGCTCTTCGTTGTTAGCTGAAGGTGATGGCGTTTATATAGGGACTAATTATCAGCTTGGGCAAGCCCGTTTGAATAGTAACATCTATAACACAGGGGATTGCACAGGGAGCGTTGTAGGTTGCCCCCCAGGTCTTACCGCTAATAAGCATAACCCAGGAGGTACGAATATTAACTGGCATGCTAAATACGCTAATGGGGCTTTGAATGGTCTTGGGTTGAATGTGGGTTATAAAAAGTTCTTCCAATTTAAGTCTTTTGATATGACAAGCAAGTGGTTTGGTTTTAGGGTGTATGGGCTTTTTGATTATGGGCATGCAACTTTAGGCAAGCAAGTTTATGCACCTAATAAAATCCAGTTGGATATGGTCTCTTGGGGTGTGGGGAGCGATTTGTTAGCTGATATTATTGATAACGATAACGCTTCATTTGGTATTTTTGGTGGGGTTGCTATCGGCGGTAACACATGGAAAAGCTCGGCTGCGAACTATTGGAAAGAACAAATCATTGAAGCCAAAGGTCCTGATGTTTGCACCCCCACTTATTGCAACCCTAACGCTCCTTATAGCACCAAAACTTCAACCGTCGCCTTTCAAGTGTGGTTGAATTTTGGCGTGAGAGCTAATATCTATAAGCATAACGGCGTAGAGTTTGGCGTGAGAGTTCCCCTACTCATCAACAAATTCTTGAGTGCAGGTCCTAACGCTACTAATCTTTATTACCATTTGAAACGGGATTATTCGCTTTATTTAGGGTATAACTACACTTTTTAA
- the rsmH gene encoding 16S rRNA (cytosine(1402)-N(4))-methyltransferase RsmH, with the protein MQGIENLHQSVLLQEVLQAFAPLEKGVLIDCTLGLGGHSKALLSQKPHLKLIGIDKDKHAQEIAKERLKAFEGRYHILSGGFAKRFKEALETHGEQIKGVLVDLGVSSLQLDDDDRGFNFHSPTLDMRMDLESELNAQKVINSYSVVALEKIFKDYGEIKEYKKIAHHIVERRAKKPFKDAKDLSDFLSSLSKNKKIHPATLVFQAIRIEVNHELEELKAFLQDARNLKGAILCVISFHSLEDALVKNAFKDYAKNCICDALSFKCTCSNNHALGEILTKKPITPSPEEIKRNRRSRSAKMRAFQFKP; encoded by the coding sequence TTGCAAGGAATAGAAAATTTACACCAAAGTGTCTTGTTACAAGAAGTTTTGCAAGCGTTCGCCCCTTTAGAAAAAGGGGTTTTGATAGATTGCACTTTAGGGTTAGGGGGGCATTCTAAAGCCCTTTTATCCCAAAAACCCCACCTTAAACTCATTGGCATTGATAAAGACAAGCATGCTCAAGAAATCGCTAAAGAACGATTGAAAGCCTTTGAAGGGCGTTATCACATTTTAAGCGGAGGGTTTGCCAAACGCTTTAAAGAAGCCCTAGAAACGCATGGCGAGCAAATTAAGGGGGTTTTAGTGGATTTAGGGGTGAGCTCCTTGCAGCTTGATGATGATGATAGAGGGTTTAATTTCCACTCGCCTACTTTGGATATGCGCATGGATTTAGAAAGCGAATTGAACGCTCAAAAAGTCATCAACTCCTATTCTGTAGTGGCTTTGGAAAAAATCTTCAAAGACTATGGCGAAATCAAAGAATACAAAAAAATCGCCCACCACATTGTAGAAAGGCGCGCGAAAAAACCCTTTAAAGACGCTAAAGATTTGAGCGATTTTTTAAGCTCTCTTTCTAAAAATAAAAAAATCCACCCAGCGACTTTGGTGTTTCAAGCCATCCGCATAGAAGTCAATCACGAATTAGAAGAGTTAAAAGCATTTTTACAAGACGCTAGAAACCTTAAGGGGGCGATTTTGTGTGTGATTTCTTTCCATTCTTTAGAAGACGCGCTAGTGAAAAACGCTTTTAAAGATTACGCTAAAAATTGCATTTGCGATGCCTTAAGTTTCAAATGCACTTGCTCCAACAACCACGCTTTAGGCGAAATTTTAACCAAAAAGCCCATCACTCCAAGCCCAGAAGAAATCAAACGCAACAGGCGTTCACGAAGCGCTAAAATGAGAGCGTTTCAATTCAAGCCATGA
- a CDS encoding SAM hydrolase/SAM-dependent halogenase family protein, translating to MRKTILALFLAAQIGFVYANNALILQTDFSLKDGAVSAMKGVAFSVDHNLKIFDLTHEIPPYNIWEGAYRLYQTASYWPEGSVFVSVVDPGVGTNRKSVVLKTKNNQYFVSPDNGTLTLVAQTLGIDSVREIDEKANRLKGSEKSYTFHGRDVYAYTGARLASGAIPFEQVGPKLPSKVVEIPYQKAKATKGEVKGNIPILDIQYGNVWSNISAKILNQAGIKLNDTLCVTIFKGSEKKYEGKMPYVASFGNVPEGHPLVYLNSLLNVSVALNMDNFAQKYQIKSGAEWNIEAKKCAK from the coding sequence ATGAGAAAAACGATTTTAGCGTTGTTTTTAGCAGCGCAGATAGGGTTTGTTTATGCTAATAACGCTTTGATTTTGCAAACAGATTTTAGCCTAAAAGATGGGGCGGTCTCGGCGATGAAAGGCGTTGCTTTCAGCGTTGATCATAACCTTAAAATCTTTGATTTAACGCATGAAATCCCTCCGTATAACATTTGGGAAGGCGCTTACCGCTTGTATCAAACCGCTAGTTACTGGCCAGAGGGTTCGGTATTTGTGAGCGTGGTTGATCCGGGCGTAGGCACTAATCGTAAATCGGTGGTATTAAAAACTAAAAACAATCAGTATTTCGTCTCGCCAGATAACGGCACGCTGACTTTGGTGGCGCAAACTTTGGGGATTGATAGCGTGCGAGAAATTGATGAAAAAGCTAACCGCTTGAAAGGTTCTGAAAAATCCTACACTTTCCATGGTCGTGATGTGTATGCCTACACCGGTGCACGCCTAGCTTCTGGAGCGATCCCATTTGAGCAGGTCGGGCCAAAACTCCCTTCAAAAGTTGTTGAAATTCCTTATCAAAAAGCTAAAGCGACAAAAGGGGAGGTGAAAGGCAATATCCCGATTTTGGATATTCAATACGGCAATGTTTGGAGCAATATTAGCGCTAAAATACTGAATCAAGCAGGGATCAAACTCAATGACACGCTGTGTGTAACCATTTTTAAAGGTTCTGAGAAAAAATACGAAGGGAAAATGCCGTATGTCGCAAGCTTTGGTAATGTGCCAGAAGGCCATCCCTTGGTTTATCTTAACAGCTTGTTGAATGTTTCTGTGGCGCTGAATATGGATAATTTCGCGCAAAAATACCAGATTAAATCTGGCGCAGAATGGAATATTGAAGCGAAGAAATGCGCTAAGTAA